In the Sedimentisphaera cyanobacteriorum genome, AGCTCTGAGGGTTTCATCTCCGTTTTCGCAAATAATTCGAACTTTAGTTATCTTTTCAAAGCCTGCGTTCTTGAGAGTTTCGGCAGGGCGGATATCCTTTATTTTTCCAAGCTTTTTCATTGAAGAATAGTTGCTGACAAGTTTTTTCCTGAGCTCGCTGAGACTGATTTCAAATTCCGGCCAATTGAGATAGTCCTTTTTTGCTGATTTTTTGCAGTAAGGGCATTCTACTCCTACTATACTGAAATCCTCGCCGCCGAAAACTTCTGAAGCCTTGAAAGTTGCCCCGCCGCAGGTTGAGCTGAAGTATGCCGGCAGAATGTCCTCGCTGTTTTGCACGAGAAGAACTTCGCCCTGGGTTTTGAGAAGAATTCTCCAAATCTTTTTCTCTTCTGCCTCAATCCCCCGATAAACCTGGTTTGCCTGAGTAGTTCTCAAGTGCCAGTTTTCATCTTCTCGTTGATTTGCCTGAAAAAGGGCGTAGCTCCTCGAGGCCACAGACTGTGCCTTTAGGGTTTCATCAGGCCATCTTGCCGGCACCTCCGAAGATATTACCCCTGCCAAATAGAGTTCGAGAGGTATTTCATTAATCGCCGCAATTCTTTCGCTTTCAGGATAAGGGATTATTTTAAGCCGCCCGCGATAATTCCTTCCGTTTACCGAGAAACTTTTTTTATGAGTGTAAAGCTCTATCCCTGACTCGAATTTCGCCTTGCCGCCGGCATTTATAACTCCGTTTTCGAAGTGCAGAGCTATATTCGAGGGGGATTTTTGAAACATCACAATCTTATCACCGCTGATATCGCAAAGCTGAAAACTCCCTTCGCAGTTTATCTCGATGCTTTCTGATTTTGTCAGAAGCACTTTTAAATCCTTGCCTTTACTCTCAAACTCATCCCGCAAAGACTTGAAATCTTTTGGCTTGGGTTTGCAGCTTTGAAAGTTTAGTATGCAAAAAAACAGGCTGCAGTATAAAAGCAGCCTGAAGGTTTTCTTTATTTTCCCGCAGGGAATCATTCTTCAGATTGTTTCAGTGTAAGATTGTATTTTGCCAGCTTCTCTTTAATCTCGGTAAGACTTGTAACACCGAAATTCTTGCAGTTAAGCAGTTCTTCTTCAGTTTTATCAACCACCTCGCCGAATGTTTGAAGGCTGAGCCTGTCTATAGCTCGTCTTGCCCTTACTGAAAGCTCAAGCTCTGAAACGGGCTTGGAGAGCAGTTCGTTATCAGCCTTTTTCTTCTCTGTTTCGGCTTTCTGAGATGTGTTTTCGGTGCCGTCTTCGTTGAACTGCCCGAGTCTCAAGCCTTCGCTTTCGAGGATGGCTCTTATTTCTGTAAGGCTTGTCTCACCGAAATTTTTGTAAGAAAGGAGCTCCTGCTCGCTTATTCTGAGCAGGTCGCCTATAGTGTTTATGTCCATCTTCTTGAGGCAGTTTCTGCTTCGCACGGAAAGCTCATATTCGCTGATAGGCTTCTCTAGAATCCTGCTTCTTGTGCTCTTTCTCTGTTCCTGCTCCTCATCATAGAGCATATTTCTCGAGCTTTCAATGTCCTTTTTGTACATCCTTGCCTGTTCGTGGTTTGGGTAGTACTTCAGGATAAGGTCAACGCAGTTTGCCGCATTTTCGTATTCTCCATTGTCCTCGTAGATCACGGCCATATTCAAAAGCACATTTACGCTTATCGGATTGC is a window encoding:
- a CDS encoding SpoIID/LytB domain-containing protein; translated protein: MLLTKSESIEINCEGSFQLCDISGDKIVMFQKSPSNIALHFENGVINAGGKAKFESGIELYTHKKSFSVNGRNYRGRLKIIPYPESERIAAINEIPLELYLAGVISSEVPARWPDETLKAQSVASRSYALFQANQREDENWHLRTTQANQVYRGIEAEEKKIWRILLKTQGEVLLVQNSEDILPAYFSSTCGGATFKASEVFGGEDFSIVGVECPYCKKSAKKDYLNWPEFEISLSELRKKLVSNYSSMKKLGKIKDIRPAETLKNAGFEKITKVRIICENGDETLRAEDLRLTADPTGIKFRSTVCRLEIRNGTLKAADGKGFGHNVGMCQYGAKQMAVEGNNYRQILKHYYPEAVLERIY
- a CDS encoding DNA-directed RNA polymerase subunit alpha C-terminal domain-containing protein, whose amino-acid sequence is MQENTEKIWNSLFSSKTAPTLEDYQKVNLSVNNSERNKMKFVEKVDEIAGSSKKNSALKAGIGYCIAGRYKDAIESLEKAGDSGIKNYCIAKSYLGVGRKAEAVDHFQKAVDEIDNPTVAELERIKVLIDGSDYRSAENALKNLSKVLKGKNAKYHCVYGNLYDAQGEFDKAAREYEKALDIDPAHEQTLLSFAYMLDLHGNPAQAIKLYKRIAESNPISVNVLLNMAVIYEDNGEYENAANCVDLILKYYPNHEQARMYKKDIESSRNMLYDEEQEQRKSTRSRILEKPISEYELSVRSRNCLKKMDINTIGDLLRISEQELLSYKNFGETSLTEIRAILESEGLRLGQFNEDGTENTSQKAETEKKKADNELLSKPVSELELSVRARRAIDRLSLQTFGEVVDKTEEELLNCKNFGVTSLTEIKEKLAKYNLTLKQSEE